Proteins encoded in a region of the Triplophysa dalaica isolate WHDGS20190420 chromosome 10, ASM1584641v1, whole genome shotgun sequence genome:
- the LOC130430406 gene encoding uncharacterized protein LOC130430406 produces MFFMFVFLSLCFCCRGGVFTDEVKSVSVMEGDSVTLHTDPTDKQTDDLIVWKYGSQESLIAKLDRDANRVSIYDTVHDGMFGDRLQVDDQTGSLTIKNAKTEDSGLYNITVISKQKTSYTFSVTVYARLSIPVLTSYCAQNSSSVSKCVLSCSVMDVTHVSLSWYKGKSLLSSISVSEGSNIRSISLHLYVECPEDSYSCVLNNLITNQTQISRTNLNITDICHPCSDCRSCNGPECVIQLVMSAVVGLATVAVLVYEVRSNRIQTSLSDHH; encoded by the exons gtgtgtttacagatgaagtgaagtcagtgtcagtgatggagggagattctgttactctacacactgatccTACTGACAAACAGACAGATGATCTGATAGTGTGGAAATATGGCTCTCAAGAGTCACTCATAGCTAAACTCGATAGAGATGCCAATAGAGTCTCAATATATGATACTGTTCATGATGGGATGTTCGGAGACAGACTGCAGGTGGacgatcagactggatctctcaccatcaaaAACGCCAAAACTGaagactctggactttataacATCACCGTCATCAGCAAACAAAAGACctcatacacattcagtgttactgtctatg CTCGTCTGTCCATTCCTGTCCTCACTAGTTACTGTGCACAAAACTCatcttcagtgtcaaaatgtgtgttgtcatgttcagtgatggatgtgacacatgtgagtctctcctggtacaaaggaaagagtttattgtccagcatcagtgtgtctgaagGCAGTAACATCAGAAgcatctctcttcatctctaTGTGGAGTGTCCTGAGGATTCTTACAGCTGTGTGTTGAACAATCTTATCACAAACCAGACTCAAATCTCAAGAACAAATCTCAACATCACTGACATCTGTCATCCGTGTTCAG ATTGTAGAAGCTGTAATGGTCCAGAATGTGTGATCCAGCTGGTCATGTCTGCTGTGGTGGGTTTGGCTACTGTTGCTGTTCTGGTGTATGAAGTCAGATCTAACAGAATTCAGACTTCATTATCAGATCATCACTGA